From the genome of Geobacter sp. SVR, one region includes:
- a CDS encoding glycosyltransferase family 1 protein has protein sequence MIAINGKIFTQRMSGLGRFAFEVTRRLLDAGTHMVIYTPNKPLHDDYQSLANWIHRDSFGMHPFLWELFRLPVLLGKSGCSLLWSPANIGPIFPGVPHYLTLHDLTFIHDATWMDRLPRLLYRTLIPLICKGTEYLISPTEVIRQEVLAHLPEKPAGHVLMCHQGGDHVPLRDSSPPEQPLDSEKYFVFLGNIDRRKNLARIVDAWALARKKVDQPLKLYIIGAVKFKGNYSIDVEDASIEIRSNLDDAAVFALLSQARGLLFPSLYEGFGFPMLEAMRSGCPVITSNIGAMAEVAGSAALLVDPHSAQEIATAIVDLCRSDELHGKLVGMGFERQKTFTWDRTAHYYLDLFSRECR, from the coding sequence ATGATAGCAATCAACGGCAAGATATTCACCCAACGTATGAGCGGCCTGGGACGATTCGCCTTCGAGGTGACCCGCCGGTTGCTGGATGCCGGCACGCACATGGTGATCTATACGCCCAACAAGCCCTTGCACGACGACTATCAGTCCCTGGCCAACTGGATACACCGGGACAGCTTCGGGATGCATCCATTTTTATGGGAACTGTTTCGCCTGCCCGTGCTCCTTGGCAAAAGCGGGTGCTCTCTGTTGTGGTCGCCGGCCAATATCGGTCCGATTTTCCCCGGGGTGCCCCATTACCTGACTCTGCACGACCTGACCTTCATTCATGACGCCACATGGATGGATAGACTTCCCAGGCTCCTGTACCGCACGTTGATTCCTCTCATCTGCAAAGGTACCGAATACCTTATAAGCCCAACAGAGGTCATTCGGCAGGAGGTTCTCGCCCATCTGCCTGAAAAGCCTGCCGGACACGTGCTTATGTGCCATCAGGGGGGCGATCACGTGCCGCTCCGTGATTCGTCGCCGCCTGAACAGCCGTTGGACAGTGAGAAATATTTTGTCTTCCTGGGAAACATCGACAGACGAAAGAATCTTGCCCGGATTGTGGATGCTTGGGCTCTCGCCAGAAAAAAGGTCGATCAACCCCTCAAGTTGTACATCATTGGCGCGGTCAAGTTTAAAGGAAACTATAGTATTGACGTTGAAGATGCATCTATAGAGATACGCTCAAACCTCGATGATGCAGCTGTCTTTGCTCTGTTGTCCCAAGCACGGGGGCTTCTGTTTCCCTCCTTGTACGAGGGGTTCGGCTTCCCGATGCTTGAGGCCATGCGTTCCGGCTGCCCCGTGATTACCAGCAACATCGGCGCCATGGCAGAAGTAGCCGGCAGTGCAGCCTTACTGGTTGATCCCCATTCGGCACAAGAAATTGCGACAGCGATTGTAGACCTGTGCCGTTCGGATGAACTGCACGGCAAGCTGGTCGGTA
- a CDS encoding glycosyltransferase family 4 protein yields the protein MGHDVIILITDNPENVQQYGSRWKGMRFLYVKSGRLIEQLHKFLRLALLGGVDVVHCMGAGSSIFLPALINKKLFGKKFQLIVDYEDKQSLLVLPGKRRLHLLYEHLSFQCADKIVCASKELTGEYLAKNSNTYYLPFAVSQCRPVGPPESAGNQPNDPLEIGYLGSLTEAYSGQLDYLFRLMPRLKKRVGPARLNIAGSGPLREHYLNKALEMGLQDDVIFRGFVPDSQLDQFFASIDVVVCYFPDLPINRYRCPNKVFLYCSYGLPIVSNRVGEVASLLDHYANAVFYDDKDEDSCIDATRAALQLPRAVPPEFYLAHDWTARTERYLEIVKA from the coding sequence TTGGGTCATGATGTCATAATTCTCATCACTGACAACCCGGAAAACGTTCAGCAGTACGGCAGCCGCTGGAAAGGGATGCGTTTTCTCTACGTAAAGAGCGGACGGCTCATCGAGCAATTGCACAAGTTTCTGCGCCTTGCCTTGCTAGGGGGTGTCGATGTAGTGCACTGCATGGGGGCCGGTTCCTCCATCTTTCTCCCCGCGTTGATCAACAAAAAGCTGTTCGGGAAGAAATTCCAGCTCATTGTCGATTACGAGGACAAGCAGTCGCTGCTGGTGTTGCCGGGCAAGAGACGCCTGCACCTGTTGTATGAGCATCTGAGCTTCCAGTGTGCCGATAAGATTGTCTGTGCCAGTAAAGAACTTACCGGGGAATACCTGGCAAAGAACAGCAACACCTACTATCTGCCGTTTGCTGTCAGTCAATGCCGACCTGTTGGCCCTCCTGAAAGTGCAGGAAATCAGCCGAATGATCCCCTTGAAATCGGATACTTGGGAAGCCTCACCGAGGCCTACAGCGGGCAATTGGATTACCTGTTCCGACTCATGCCACGCCTCAAAAAAAGAGTTGGACCGGCCCGCCTCAATATCGCGGGCTCGGGCCCACTGCGAGAGCACTATCTCAACAAGGCCCTTGAAATGGGGTTACAGGATGATGTGATATTCCGCGGCTTTGTACCTGATTCCCAATTGGATCAGTTTTTTGCCAGCATCGACGTAGTTGTCTGTTATTTCCCTGATCTGCCCATTAACAGGTATCGCTGTCCCAACAAGGTATTCCTCTACTGTTCTTATGGGCTTCCCATAGTCTCCAACAGGGTCGGTGAAGTGGCCAGCCTGCTCGATCACTACGCCAATGCGGTATTTTACGACGATAAGGACGAGGATTCCTGTATTGATGCCACGCGCGCAGCATTACAGCTTCCCAGGGCTGTACCGCCCGAGTTCTATCTCGCTCATGACTGGACTGCAAGGACAGAGCGCTATCTGGAGATCGTGAAAGCATGA